AGCGCGAGGTCGTGCCCGTCGGCGGCCAGCCGCAGACAGGTCGCCGCGCCGATGCCCCTGCTGCCGCCGGTGACGACGGTGACCGGGCGTCGTGGCATGTGAGACTCCTGTGCGTGGTGCATGCGGCATGTGCGGCCGGATGCGGCGGGCGTGGCAGGCTAACACCCCTATTTTCGCTGGACCAGCGGAAATGCCGGCACGGAAAGTGGGGGCCGGCCAAGAACGCCCGTACGAGGAGCTGCCCATGTCCACCTTGAGAGTCACCGCCGAAGAGCTGACCGTCCACGAGCACCCGAACGCCGATGCGTTGGAACTGGCCCAAGTGGGCCTCTACCGTGCGGTGATCGCCAAGGGCGCCTACCGCACGGGTGAGTTCGCGCTGTACATACCCGAACAGTCCGTGTTGCCCGCCGGGCTGATCGAGGAGCTCGGCCTCACCGGCCGGCTCGCCGGCAGCGCCTCCGACCGGGTCAAGGCCGTCCGGCTGCGCGGCGAGCTCTCGCAGGGGCTGGTGTGCCGGCCGCGCGCGCTCGCCGACGTCGACCTGGCGAGGGCGGCCGGGGAGGGTACGGACTTCGCGGAGCTGCTCGGCATCACCAAATGGGCCCCGCCGGTGCCGACCAGCATGTCCGGGGACGTCGAAGCCGCCCCTGACCTGTTGCCGTGGGTGGACATCGAGAACCTCCAGAGGTACCCGCACATCTTCGAGGAGGGCGAGCCGGTCGTCCTCACCGAGAAGCTCCACGGCACCGCCGGGCTGTTCACGTACGTCGCCGAGGGCGAGCGGGCCCTGGTCACCTCCAAGGGCTTCGGCGCGAAGGGGCTGGCCCTCAAGGAGGAGGAGCGCAACCTCTACTGGCGGGCCGTCCGCGGTCACGACGTTCCCGCCGTCGCGGCGAAGCTCGCCGCCCGGCTCGGCGCGAGCAGGGTCGGCATCTTCGGCGAGGTGTACGGGGCCGGCGTCCAGGACCTCGCGTACGGAACGGACGTGCGCACCGCCGACACCCCGCCCGGCTACGCCGTCTTCGACGTGTCGGCCGAGATCGACGGACAGGTCCGGTGGCTGGACCCGGCCGAGGTGCTGGAGGACGGCGAACTGCCGCTGGTGCCGCGGCTGTACGAGGGCCCGTACGACCTCGACACCGTCCTGGAGCTGGCGAGCGGCCGGGAGACCGTCTCCGGCAAGGCCCTGCACCTGCGCGAGGGCGTCGTCATCCGGCCCGCGACGGAGCGGTACAGCCCGGTCGTGGGCGGCCGGGCCATCGCCAAGGCGGTCAGCCCGGCGTACCTGACCCGCAAGGGCGGCACCGAGTACGAGTGACGGGCCCGGGCCGGCGTGGACCGGCCAGGCCTGGTCCGGGTCGCGTTTCCCGGCGGCACGCCGCGTCCGCCCGCCTCGTGGGGCGGGCGCGGCGTCCGTGGTGGGATGGCCCCGGGGAGGGGTCCACCCAGTGCACGGAGAGGTCGGGTACATGTCCCAGGACACCATGCGGGCGATGGCGTACGAGACGTACGGCGGGACGGAGGTGCTCACGGAGACCCGGCTGCCGCTGCCCAAGGTCGCGCCCGGTGAAGTCCTCGTCCGGGTGAAGTGCGCGTCCGTCAACCCCGTCGACTGGAAGATCATGGCGGGCGGGCTCGACGGCCTGATGGACGTCATGTACCCCGCGGTCCCCGGCTGGGACGTGTCCGGGACCGTCGAGCGGGTGGGCATCGACGCCCCCGAGTACGCCGTGGGCGACGAGGTGTTCGCGTACGCGCGCAAGGACTACGTGCACGGCGGGACCTTCGCGGAGTTCGTGTCCGTGCCGGTACGGTGCCTGGCGCACAAGCCCGCCTCGCTCGACTGGGCCGAGGCCGCCGCCGTCCCGCTCGCCGGGCTCACCGCGTACCAGGTGCTCACGCGGCTCGGCACCGGCAAGGACGACACCGTCCTCATCCACGGCGCGGCCGGCGGGGTCGGCTCCTTCGCCGTGCAGATCGCCCGCTCGCTGGGGGCGCGGGTCATCGGGACTGCCTCTCCCCGGAACCACGAGCGGGTCCGCGGGCTGGGTGCCGAGCCGGTGGAGTACGGGGACGGGCTCGCGGACCGGGTGCGGGCGCTGGTGCCCGACGGGCCGACGGTCGTCGCGGACTTCGTCGGCGGGGTCCTCGCCGTCACCCGGGAGGTCCTGCACTTCGACGGCCGGCACGCCTCCATCGCGGACCCCACGGTGACGGGCTCGGGCGGTGAATGGATGTGGGTCCGCCCGATCGGCAGCGACCTGGCCGCGCTGGGGCGGCTCGCCGACAGCGGGCAGCTGACGGTGCCGATCGCCAGGACGTTTCCGCTGGCGGAGCTGGCGGCGGCCTTCGAACTGAGCCAGGGCGGACACACGGCGGGCAAGATCGTCATCGAGGTCTGAGCCGGCGCCGAACCCAGTCCGCACAGCGGGCCCGCCGGAACCGGCAGGCGGATCGGCTCAGTGGAGGCTCGGGACCTCGCCGCCCGCGGCGTGGGTGACCTCGACGCCCGGCAGGCCCCGCGACCAGGGAGTGGACAGGGAGGCGAGTCGGGCCGCGTCCAGGGGCGTGGGGCCGAGGCCGATCGCGTAGCGGGCCAGGCCCGGGGCGGACTCGAAGGGGCGGGGCCAGGCGTGCGCCTCGGTGGACCCGGCTTCCTCCAGAGAGGTGAGGAGTGCACGCAGCCTGCCGCGCACGCGGCCCAGGGTTTCGTCGAACTCTGCCGTGGGAGCGGTCCGTACGGTCACCACCGCCCACGCGGCGTGCCTGCGGTGGAGCGGAGGCGGGGCGGTGGTGGAGGCGGTGGGGTCGGCGGAGAGGAGCTCCCACGCCTCGTACAGCTCCCGGACCAGTAGCTCCCGCATGGCCGGGTTCACTTGGGTCGTGCAACTGCGATGAGGGCGGGACGGGGTGAGGACCGTGACCGGGGTCGGTGGGGAAGGGGGGACGGCCGGGGACAGGGTGATGGGGTCGCGCCAGTCCCAGGCCGCCCAGGAGCCGAAGAACTCCAGGAGCAGGGGGGCGGGGGAGCGGTCGGTGCTCTCCCGGACCGTGCGGGCCGCCAGTATGGACCAGGCGATTCCAGGGAGCCCGCCGAACGGCGCCGAGTCCAGGCCGCGCGCCCGGGACCAGGCCTTCACGCGGCGGGCGAGGTGGGTGAACGCCTCGTGCTCCGCGCCCACGAAGCCCCGTACCGCATCGGCGTCGCTCACCGAGCTCAGCGCGACGGCCGCGGCCTCGCCCAGTTCCGCGCGCCGCGCCACCGCGTGCGCGGGGTCGTGCGAGCCGGTGGCGACGGCCACCAGGTCCACGTCCAGCGCCCCGACGCGGAACCGCAGCCCCGGCACGCGAGCACCGGTCACCTCGCGCAGGCGGCGGGCCTCCGGCAGCGCTGCGGCCACCCGCTGTCGTAGCTCGGCGGGGTCGGCCGTGCCCGGCAGGGCCGCCACCAGGTCCAGGTCCGCCTCCGGCAGCGCGCAGCCCATCCGCCGGGATCCGGCGATGTGGAGCTGTGTGGTGCTGCCGAGGGCTGTTCGTAGGCGTGCCGTCACCGACTCGGCGTGGTCGTCGGGGGGCGTCGGGCCAGATGCCTCGTGCTTCGGTTCCGGCATCCGGTGGACCTTGCCGGTCCCGAGCGCCACGGTGGCCCGTACCTCCATCGGCCCGTCCCCGCGGCGCGAGAGCACGGCCAGCTCCCCGACCCGCGCGGACAGCCCGCCGCCGATCCGGGCGGCGAACTCCGCGGCGGCCCGCCGGGGATCCCGGCTGCGGCCCAGTGTCAGGTGCGGGGTGTAGCCCTCGGCGCGGCCCCGGCAGCCCGGGAAGCGGTCGCTCAGGGCTCGGTGGAGTTCCTGCCACGGTGCGTCACCGGCCGCCGAGGGGTCCAGCCAGAGCGTGGCCTCCTCGCGGTGTCCGAACTCGTACACGCCCTCCAGTCGGGCGTCGAACGGCTGGGTCCTGGTTGCCACTTCCGCCAGCAGGGGGAGGGCCTCGGTGAAGGAGGACTCCGGGACGAAGCCGAAGAGCAGGTTCACGTGTGCGGGCCAGCGCGTGGATCGTGGGTCGTGCTGGGTTCGCAATTCGTTTATGGAAGCGGGTAGTTGTGGTGGAAGCCAGGCTACTGCCGTGCGTGCTGTCGCCGGGACGTCGAGGCCGGTGTCCGCCGTTCCGAACTCCAGTGTCGCCTCCACCCCGTAGTGGTCGGAGGCGAACAGGCCTTCCGGGTCCGGAGTGTTGCCGCGCAGGGCCGCCCGCGTCACCCGGGCCCCGGCCGGTCGCAGCAGGATCCGGTCCAGGCGGGACGACCGCCCGGTCAGGGAGCCGACGGCGGCCAGGGGATTGGCCGTCGGATCGAAGGTCGGGGTGTCGTCGGCGGCGCCGTGTACGTCGTTCCATGCGTCCCGCATGCCGAGCGCGGCCGCGGGTCCCTCGGCGCCGGAGCGCCCGTCGTTGAAGTCGCCCAGCAGTGCCACGCCCGCGTCGATGCCACCCAACCCCTCGGCCAGCCGGGCCAGTTCGGCCTCCCGTCGGAGGTCCCCGCCTTCGGTGTGGTCGCTGGTCAGGTGGGTGGCGGCGACGACCAGCGGGCCGCCGGCGGTGTCCACCGTGACCGCCGCGACGCCCTTGTGCGGGCGGAGCATGTGCAGGCCGGCCTCTCGCACCGGCAGTCGGCTGAGCAGCAGAAGCCCGCACTCGGCGACGTCCCGGCCGCGCGGATCCGTACCGACGGTGTACCCGGCGCGCACCCAGTCAGCGGCGAGCAGCATGTCCAGCAGCCGGGGCTCGACCTCCTGGAGGGCGATGACATCGGCATCGGCGGCCGCCAGCTCGGCCAGCAGGAGCGGCCTGCGCCGGGCCGTGTCGATGCGCGGGGCGTCGTAGCGGTCCCAGAGGGTGTTCCAGGTGAGCAGCCGTACGACGGCGGGGGAGTCCGCCGCGCTCCGGGCCTCGGCCGGTCGCCAGGCGCCGCCGTCCGCGGGGTCCCACGCGTGCGGGGTGCGAGCGGTGAAGAACGGCGCCCGCAGCAGGCGCGGATCGCGGACCCGGCCCGCCCCGGTCAGGTCGATCCGGTCCACGCCGGAGGCCCGGTCCCACACCAGCTCGCCGTCCGCCTCGACGAACAGCACCCGGTGCCACGGGATGTCCCCGCCGGGCACGAAGGACGGCAGCGGGACCCGCTTCGGCGCGGCCCCGCGCTGGAGCAGCCCGAGCACGAAGCGTGCCGGGTCGAACCGGGGGTCCCAGCGGACCTGGTGGTACAGCTGCTCGCTGGTGCGCATCAGAGGTTCCCGCCCTTTTCGTGCGGCGCTGCGGCCAGGCCGCCGGCCGTGTCGGTGACGCTGCCGGTCGCGTCGATGTACCACGTACGGTGCGCCTGACCGGGATACGGCGGGCTGAACCGGTGCAGCTGCGAGGTCAGCACCTGCTCCGGCACCGGATGCGGGCGCACGGAGTTGCGGCGCAGCAGCTCCTCTTCGTCGACGAGGAGGACGGCATGCGTGACCAGTGCGTCCCGGCGCCGGGCGACCGAACCGGCCAGTCCCCGCTGCTGGTCGGTGAGCGAGGTGGCGTCCCAGACCACGGTGCCGCCGCGGGCCAGCGCGGCGTCGAGCCGGTCCAGGCCCTCGCTCAGCACCTCCGCGTTGGCCCGCTGGTCGGAGCGGGAACCCCGGGCGGTGCGCAGGTCGTCAAGGCTGACGTAGGTGTCCACGCCCGGCAGGGCGCGGCCGAAGGTGCTCTTCCCGCTGCCCGAGGGGCCGCAGAGCTGTACCAGGCGGGGGAACGTTCCGTCGCGCCACTGCCACGTCGCGGCGACCGTCTCCTCGACGCCCGCCCCGCTGATCCGGCCCTGCCCGAACGCGCGCCGTGCCTCCGCCCAGCACCGGTCGGCCGCTTCCGCGCCCAGCCCGGCGAGGGCCTCCCGCAGCCCGGCGCGCAAGTCCCCCAGCGGGTCCGGGCCGAGCAGCCCGGCTTCCTCGGCGCACAGCGCGGACCACTCCACGCACTCCCGGGCCTCCGCCCCCTCGGCCGACACCCCGGCGAGCGCGTGCAGCACCCCGAGATCGGCCGCGGCGGCCATCCGGACCAGCCCGGCCCGCCGTTCCGCGTCCGGGAACGGCCGCTGGAGGTACGGGTACAGCCCCACCAGGTCGGCCACCTGCCGGGCGAGACGCATCCCGAGGGGCCCCGCGGCGAGCCGCGCCATGATCCGGGCCCGCGGCTCCCGGCGCAGTACGGCGGCCAGCACGCCGGCCAGCCGCTCGTCCCCGGTCCGCCCCAACCCGTCCAGGCGGGCGGCCACTTCGGCG
This genomic window from Streptomyces sp. NBC_01351 contains:
- a CDS encoding RNA ligase (ATP), giving the protein MSTLRVTAEELTVHEHPNADALELAQVGLYRAVIAKGAYRTGEFALYIPEQSVLPAGLIEELGLTGRLAGSASDRVKAVRLRGELSQGLVCRPRALADVDLARAAGEGTDFAELLGITKWAPPVPTSMSGDVEAAPDLLPWVDIENLQRYPHIFEEGEPVVLTEKLHGTAGLFTYVAEGERALVTSKGFGAKGLALKEEERNLYWRAVRGHDVPAVAAKLAARLGASRVGIFGEVYGAGVQDLAYGTDVRTADTPPGYAVFDVSAEIDGQVRWLDPAEVLEDGELPLVPRLYEGPYDLDTVLELASGRETVSGKALHLREGVVIRPATERYSPVVGGRAIAKAVSPAYLTRKGGTEYE
- a CDS encoding RNA ligase family protein, translated to MRTHYPRTPHLPWSPGAAADDVRASGLAGLAGREVVVTEKLDGENTTLYADGLHARSLDSAHHPSRAWVKGLQGRIGAGIPDGRRVCGENLYARHSIPYEDLDSWFYGFSVWDGERCLDWDRTVRFLRGLGVPTPRVLWRGVFDERALRKLRLDTARQEGYVVRTAEGFDLADFGRCVAKWVRGGHVQTDTHWMFAQVVPNGLGPAAPLWAVRSGAAADVAGLCAAAGMTAAPESAEVAEVAARLDGLGRTGDERLAGVLAAVLRREPRARIMARLAAGPLGMRLARQVADLVGLYPYLQRPFPDAERRAGLVRMAAAADLGVLHALAGVSAEGAEARECVEWSALCAEEAGLLGPDPLGDLRAGLREALAGLGAEAADRCWAEARRAFGQGRISGAGVEETVAATWQWRDGTFPRLVQLCGPSGSGKSTFGRALPGVDTYVSLDDLRTARGSRSDQRANAEVLSEGLDRLDAALARGGTVVWDATSLTDQQRGLAGSVARRRDALVTHAVLLVDEEELLRRNSVRPHPVPEQVLTSQLHRFSPPYPGQAHRTWYIDATGSVTDTAGGLAAAPHEKGGNL
- a CDS encoding poly(A) polymerase; translation: MRTSEQLYHQVRWDPRFDPARFVLGLLQRGAAPKRVPLPSFVPGGDIPWHRVLFVEADGELVWDRASGVDRIDLTGAGRVRDPRLLRAPFFTARTPHAWDPADGGAWRPAEARSAADSPAVVRLLTWNTLWDRYDAPRIDTARRRPLLLAELAAADADVIALQEVEPRLLDMLLAADWVRAGYTVGTDPRGRDVAECGLLLLSRLPVREAGLHMLRPHKGVAAVTVDTAGGPLVVAATHLTSDHTEGGDLRREAELARLAEGLGGIDAGVALLGDFNDGRSGAEGPAAALGMRDAWNDVHGAADDTPTFDPTANPLAAVGSLTGRSSRLDRILLRPAGARVTRAALRGNTPDPEGLFASDHYGVEATLEFGTADTGLDVPATARTAVAWLPPQLPASINELRTQHDPRSTRWPAHVNLLFGFVPESSFTEALPLLAEVATRTQPFDARLEGVYEFGHREEATLWLDPSAAGDAPWQELHRALSDRFPGCRGRAEGYTPHLTLGRSRDPRRAAAEFAARIGGGLSARVGELAVLSRRGDGPMEVRATVALGTGKVHRMPEPKHEASGPTPPDDHAESVTARLRTALGSTTQLHIAGSRRMGCALPEADLDLVAALPGTADPAELRQRVAAALPEARRLREVTGARVPGLRFRVGALDVDLVAVATGSHDPAHAVARRAELGEAAAVALSSVSDADAVRGFVGAEHEAFTHLARRVKAWSRARGLDSAPFGGLPGIAWSILAARTVRESTDRSPAPLLLEFFGSWAAWDWRDPITLSPAVPPSPPTPVTVLTPSRPHRSCTTQVNPAMRELLVRELYEAWELLSADPTASTTAPPPLHRRHAAWAVVTVRTAPTAEFDETLGRVRGRLRALLTSLEEAGSTEAHAWPRPFESAPGLARYAIGLGPTPLDAARLASLSTPWSRGLPGVEVTHAAGGEVPSLH
- a CDS encoding NADP-dependent oxidoreductase; translated protein: MRAMAYETYGGTEVLTETRLPLPKVAPGEVLVRVKCASVNPVDWKIMAGGLDGLMDVMYPAVPGWDVSGTVERVGIDAPEYAVGDEVFAYARKDYVHGGTFAEFVSVPVRCLAHKPASLDWAEAAAVPLAGLTAYQVLTRLGTGKDDTVLIHGAAGGVGSFAVQIARSLGARVIGTASPRNHERVRGLGAEPVEYGDGLADRVRALVPDGPTVVADFVGGVLAVTREVLHFDGRHASIADPTVTGSGGEWMWVRPIGSDLAALGRLADSGQLTVPIARTFPLAELAAAFELSQGGHTAGKIVIEV